The following proteins are encoded in a genomic region of Magallana gigas chromosome 1, xbMagGiga1.1, whole genome shotgun sequence:
- the LOC136274396 gene encoding talin-like, with protein MRKKLHTDDELEWLDHSLTLREQGVLDVDTLLLRRKFFFPDQNVDQRDPVQLNLLYVQVVAPTISSPACQEQLIDAAKGVAHSVEGIVEAAQQSCRDDKLLADLGAAATAVTQALNDLL; from the exons ATGAGAAAGAAACTCCACACTGACGACGAAC TGGAGTGGTTGGACCATTCACTGACCCTGAGGGAACAGGGGGTGTTGGACGTGGACACACTACTGCTGAGGAGGAAGTTCTTTTTCCCCGACCAAAACGTTGACCAGCGTGACCCTGTACAACTCAACCTGCTAtacgtacag GTAGTTGCTCCAACCATCAGTAGCCCGGCCTGTCAGGAACAGCTGATAGACGCCGCAAAAGGTGTGGCTCACTCTGTGGAGGGAATCGTGGAGGCAGCCCAGCAGTCCTGCCGCGACGACAAGCTTCTGGCCGACCTAGGCGCCGCAGCCACTGCGGTTACTCAGGCTCTTAACGACCTACTATAG